In [Phormidium] sp. ETS-05, the genomic window CGCCACACTTTCTCCCATCTCGGAGACCGCAAATTGGAGTGTATCGTTTTCCCCCGAAGGCACAAGACCGCCAATTTCTACCAGAACCTGAATTAAATCGAGAAATTCTTCCCAGTAACGCCCTAAATACCGCGCCACCTTTTCCCGGTTTTTGGCGATTTCCTCCTGTAGCTCCTCAGCTTTGCGCTGGCGTTTCAGCAGGGTGCTGGGGTCGCCCCATTGGTGGATCGGGTGTGCGTCTAGCTGCGCCTGTAACGCCGCCACCCGTTGCTGCTGCGCCAGCACTTCCGAGTCAGTTTCCATAGGACTGGGAAGAGAAGGTAACAGAGCGGCAATTTTGGCCGTCTCGGGGTTGCCTTGGCGGTGTTGCCCGGGTTTAGGGATGAGTTCGTCGGGAATAGGGGGGGCTCCAGGGGTGCCCCAGTTGACTTTGCTCGTGCTGGTAGCCACCACATCACTGCTGCTGACCACATACCAGCGGTTATTTTGTGCTAAACAGACGAGATAGGGAAATTGTCCAGAGCCGGGGAGTTTTTGGACAAGGACGGCACTGATGGGCTCCCGACTGTGGACGTTCGGGCCTTTGAGGCTGAGTACGTCTCCCGGTTGTGCCACGGGGATGGCGAGAACGGCGGCGGCGGCGCTGGCTTCTAGGGCATTGGTTTCGGCGGTTTTGAGGAAGCGGTTGGCTTCTTTGAGGCGATCGTGCAACCGCTCATAGTCCCGACAAACACCATCATCCACATTGCTCAACTGTTGCAGCAGTTGCTCGTTGCGGCGGGAGCTTTCCTCGATCGCCTCAATTTTATCCGCCACCTGCAACGTCGCCAAATACTGGCCAAAACTCGACTCGATCAGCTCCTTGGTTTCCTCCAAATTGTGAGTTTGCAGCAAATTTAGCACCATACCGTAAGTAGGAGTAAACTGGCTCACCAGAGGGTCAGCACCAGCAGTAGCCAAAAAAGCCGCCTCTTTTGCCCCTTCAAACCGAGTTTGCAGCGTCACCAAATGGCCGACTTTATCCATCCCCCGCCGACCAGCGGCCCGCCATTTGCAGAAACTCCGAAGCCGTCAGCAGACGATGACCATCATCAGTCCGCTTAGACAAACTAGAAATCACCGTTGTCCGTGCAGGCATATTAATCCCCGCCGCCAGAGTTTCCGTGGCAAAAACCACCTTAATTAACCCATCTTGGAACAACTCCTCTACAAACGCTTTCCAAGTGGGGAGAATTCCCGCATGATGGGAAGCGATACCCCGCAGCACCGGGCGCACCTGACTAGCGCGGGCTAATTCCGGGTTCGCCGCCAAAAACGCTTCTACTCTTTCTTCTAACAAGCGCGCTTCCTGGTAGTTAACCAGATTCACATCTTGGGATAACAAGTCTTCTACAGACTTATCGCAACCCCGACGGCTGAAAATAAAATAGATGGCCGGGAGCATGTCTTTTTGCCAGAGCTGGGACATGACAAAAGTCAAACTGGGGGCATCTTCTCTGCCTTTGCGACCTCGGGAGAGCGCCTTTAGCTTGGGATTGATTTTTTGACCCTTGCCATCGAGGAGGGCAAATATTCCTTTAGTGCTGCAGAAATGATATTGCAGGGGAACCGGGCGGTATTCTGAGTAAATCAGCTCCGTTGGACCGTGGACCCGGCAAATCCAGTCTGTGAGTTGCTGACTGTTGGCTACCGTCGCTGACAGAGCCACCACCTGAATTTCTGGGGGACAATAGATGATGGATTCTTCCCAAACTGTGCCCCGTTGCCTGTCATTCATATAATGGCACTCATCCAGTACCACCGCCTCCACTCCATCTAGGGAGGTGCCCACAGCCCCAATGGCAGTACCGTAGAGCATATTGCGGAAAATTTCCGTGGTCATTACCAAAACCGCAGCTTCCCGATTGATGGATGAATCGCCCGTGAGCAAACCCACTTTGTCCGCGCCGAACTCGTGGCGGAAGTCGCGAAATTTCTGGTTAGATAAGGCTTTTAGGGGTGTGGTGTAGAACACCCGCCCCCCTCTGTACAAGGCGCGGTGAATGGCATACTCGCCGATGAGGGTTTTACCGCTACCTGTAGGGGCGCATACCACCACGGATTTGCCCGCGTTCAAAGCATCGATCGCCTGGTACTGGAAATCATCGAGAGCGAAGGGAAACAGGGCTTTCGGGTCAATTGCTGAACTTAACATTTATTAACATCGTCATTTGTCATTTGTCATTTGTCCAAGAGTCCTTTGTCCTTTGTCATGTGAATAATAAACCACCCACCAGAAACCGGGTTTCTGCGAAAATCTAGGTTTGACACCGAGGATTTGGTTAAGAAGGTTTCTTCTCCTTCGGGACAAGTGACAAGGCACAAGTGACAAGGGACAAGGGACAAGGGACAAGTGACAAAAACACGCGGGCGGGTCCTTCCTCTGGGGAAGATATTTTTTTCACCGCCTCTGGTATTATCTTACCGCTTTGCGATCGTTGTGTCTTGGTGGTCGAGCGGCAAATTGCCTACAAGCGGCTCATAATTTCTGGCAGCAGGTGTCCAGGGACTCCAGACAGAGCCCGGGACTGACCCTGAATACCCAATTGGCTATAAAAACCACGGATAGTTTGCAGCAAGTAGCCAAAGGCAGTTTTGGACAACTCCGATTTTTGCTCGCTCCAGCCGGTATAGGCTTGCACATGGTGGTGCAAAGCTGCGTCTAAATGGCTTTGGCGGCTTTGCTGGTCGAGACTGTCCTCTGGTGTTTCCGTGGCGAGGTGATAGTGAGCTAAACCTAGATTATTATGCGCCGCAAAGATATCAAAGGCTAGAGGAGGAGGCGTTTTGCCATTAGTGGCACTCTGCTGCATGGTGGTGGCGATATCAACGGCGTTGGTGTAAGCGGCGATCGCCTCTGAGAAGAACTGCAGCCGCAAGGCGGGTTCATCTTTGGAGATTTTCCCCAAATGGGAATAAGCCGTACCTAAGTTATTATGAGTGGCAGCACTTTGGGCAGGAGCAACCTTGGCAGTGCGGTACATCAGGGCCACTTGATACGCCCCGATCGCCAACAACAAATTTTCCTTAGTATCTTCATGCTGGGACAAATTCCAGTAAGCCGTGCCCAAATTATTATGAATCATGCCATAATCTAGGGGCTGCTCTTGAGGGTGATAAAATTCCAGCGCCTCTTTGTACGCCGCAATGGCCGCCTGCAGATGCGCCACCGGCTCCCCATGCTGTGCCAAATTCCAATAAGCTGTCCCCAAATTATTCTGGGTTGCCGCATATGCCTTAGCCGCACTATTGTGCATTTCTTGAGTAGCACCGGGACTGAGAATCGCCGTTTCTAGTTCGGCCTGACGAATCAGCAACGCCTCTTTATAAGCAGCGATACTCCGCTCTAAATTAGCTACCGGTTCCCGATACCGCGCCAACTCACCAAACACCGTACCCAAGTTATTTTCAATTGTCCCTTGAGCCGAAATTCTCTGATTTAATTTAGCTTGTTCTAGCGCTTTTTGATAAGCATTAGCGCTCATTTCTAAACATGATATCTTATCATTATTACTAGGGCGGAACCGGGAAAGCATCCAGTAGAAATTGCCCACATCATTGCCTAAATCAGCCTGTAGAGTTATGTTGGCACCCATCTGGGCTGACGGCGTTTGGCTGTCCAAAAGTGGCAACACCCGCTCATAGGCAGCGATCGCCACCTCCAGACATTCCCCAGAACTGGCCCCAGAGCTAATGACATCCCGATACAAATTCCCCAAACTCAGATAAGCATTGCCCAACTCCTCCACCTGATGCTGAGACTGAGCCTCTAACACCTCAATACGCCCTAAAATTGCCAAAGCCTGCTCCTGAACCTCGCCCCCAACCCCCTGTCCCAAGGTGTTTTCCACCAACCGCCGGAGGGGGGACTTCTGGACGGGGGACGGGGGACGGGGGGGGGACTGGGGGACGGGGGGACGGGGAGACGGGGGGATGGGGAGATGGGGAGGGGTGGGAGGAGGGGGAAGAGGGGGGGACGGGGGGACGGGGAGATGGGGAGGGGTGGGAGGAGGGGGAAGAGGGGGAAGCAATCTTCCTCCCCACACTCCCCACACTCCCCACACTCCCCTGCTCCCCTGCTCCCCTGCTCCCCGTCTCCCCTGCTCCCCGTCTCCCCTGCTCCCCTGCTCCCTTGCTCCCAGTCTTCTTCGTCGGAGTTGGTTCGCCTTCAAATTCAAATACTCCAGTGCGACTACGCCAAAACTCAGGAGCGTTACGGGCGATCGAATTACACCAAGGTCTGGGCAACCACAGCAGCAAACTGTAATCCCATTCGCGCAGACTAGCTTCAATTTCCCTTAACTCACTCAGAAAAGACCACTGCGCCCCCGTACTTTGGCGGGTCAACCCCTCCACCCCCAACACCTGAAAGCAAGGCGCACCAAACCGCTTTGGCGGCGGATTTTCCCCCAACCACTGCTCTATTTGAGGAATGAGATTAGTTTCCTTGGAACTATATTGTCGGTTACGACCATCCATCAGCTCCAAACTGACCAACCGAGGATAGCTCACAGCCGGTTCTAGGCCATCTGGCGTCCCCAAATCCCTTGCCAAGCCAGTTGCCAGCCGATAAGAAAGACGCAAGTCATCGCATACCGCCAAAAAAACCTGGCGGCGCAAGCCCAATTCTAGAGCTTGTTTAAGCCTTTCGTAGATCTGCCGATTAGATCCCAAATTTTTTGCTGGCGGAATTTCCTGTAATAACATACTAATACTATTTTCTGATAACACTACCTAAATCAGACCAGCCCATACACTTAAACTGCATTTTCCAGCTCTGCGGCTCAACCAAGCTGACCTCCGGAGTCTCTCAGCCATAGTTACCAGTTATTTGGGAGCTAGTACCCAAACCCACTGCTTATGGTTGCAAATAATAGATTTTTCAAACCCCGTGACTCTCGTTCAGGAGATTTTGTAGGTCATTTGTCACTTGTCACTTGGAGAAGAAACCGGGTTTCTGACCCAGAATCTCCATTCAGGTACGAGATATCTCGTTGAGAAACCCGGTTTCTGGCCCCCCTGGTGGACAAATGACAAAGGACAAATGACAAAGCCTGCCCTGAGCGCGGTCGTTGGGGGACAAATCACCAATGACAAAGGACAAAGGACAAATGACCAATGACAAATGACAATTACTCTCCTATTCTGCTATAATAGTTATTCAGATAAATTGGAGGTTCAGCCCATGACCCAAGAATTAATCGACTTAAAAACCTGCCTCATTGAGGGACGGTACACCGAGGCTTTGGAGATTGTGGATGAGCTAGAAGCTATGAGCAAACAGGCAATTTTAGCCAAAATTCAATCTGATCTGCTCATCTTAATCATTCATCTGATTAAAAATCAAGTGGAACAGCGATTAACCAACTCTTGGGCTAGTTCGATTAGAACCGCCATCAGAGAAATCAAAAAACACAACTTAAAAGACAACAAAAGCTCATATTATCTTAATGCAGATGAATGGCAACAGCTTTTAGAAGAGGAAATTATCGAATCTGCGATCGCTGACGCCAGTGATGAAGTGCTGAACGGCAAATATAGCCGCGCCCAACTAGCATCCATGTTAGACAAACCGGCAATCATCGCCACGGCGGTAAATTTTCTTAACCTCACTTACAGTTATTCGGCCAAAGAATTACCCGCTATCATGGATGAATATTTATCCCAATTGCCGGGAGGCGATATTTGGTTAAATCGAGGAAATTAATTTGTCATTTGTCCTTTGTCCTTTGTCCTTTGTCATTTGACCAATGCTTATAGCTAAGGATGTTCAACCCATGACCCAAGAATTAATCGACTTAAAAACCTGCCTCATTGAGGGACGCTACGCTGAGGCTTTGGAAATGGTAGAAGAACTGGAATCTATGAGCAAAAAAGAAATTAGCCGCAAAATTAAATCTTTTTTGCGAATTTTGTTAATTCACTTAATTAAAACTCAGATTGAGCAACGGTTAACCAATTCTTGGGCAAGTTCGATTAGAACCGCTATCCGAGAAATCCAAGATATCAACCAAAAAGAAAACAAAAGCTCATATTATGTAAATGATGATGAATGGGATAATTTAGCTGATGAAATCCTGGAATCTGCTATTGCTGACGCTAGTGATGAAGTGCTGAACGGCAAATATAGCCGCGCCCAACTAGCATCAATCTTAGACAAACCGGCAATCATCGCCACGGCGGTAAATTTTCTTAACCTCACTTACAGTTATTCCGCCAAAGAATTACCCGCTATCATGGATGAATATTTATCCCAATTGCCGGGAGGCGATATCTGGTTAAATCGAGGAAACTGATTGGTTTTTTGTCATTTGTCATTGGTCATTTGTCATTGGTCATTTGTCCTTTGCAATGTCATTTGTGTGAGTGTTTTAATTTAAAATTGGTAATTTTTATTTGACAAGTGACAAAGGACAAAGGACAAATGACCAATGAATTTTAACTAATTTGGGTAGCAAAGAAGGCGACAGATATTAAACCGATAACTAAAACGCTACCTAAAATAACCAGTACCAGAGAGTTGCGCTTTTCACTGCTGTTCATGGGTTGGGCAGTGTACATTTTGGGCTCTTTGGCAAAGTTATTGAGCAGTCCATTGTCTTCTGTATAGGGCATAATTTCTCCCTCAAGTAATGTTTTGTTATTACCGGCTACATGATTAGCGCTGCCGATCGATATATATTATCAGAGTTTGGGGACGGAGGAACGGGGGGCAAGGGGGCAAGGGGGCAAGGGGGGACGGGGTGCCCCCCGCCTAAGCGCTATGCGCTATGCGCAGGCAACGCCTACGCGCCGGCAACGCCTACGCGGCAGCGGGCTAGGGGTGACTGGGAGACGGGGTGACGGTCCAGAGGTCCCCTGGTCCCCCGTGTCCCCTAGGGTCCCAAAGCCAGAGCCGTCGTCTAGCAAACTTTGACTGATGTGGCTATAATAGTCAAAATATCCAAAATAATTAAGCCACAATGCAGAGTTACACCCTCACCGAAGCCAAAAACCGATATGGGCAAGTAGGCGATAAAGCGGCGGTAAAACCAAAATTTGATAGATAAATAAACCCATAATCTAGGAGATTTTAGACATGACTGTTAAACTGAATATCCCTGATTCGATCGTCCAATCTATTCGCTTACCAGAAAATAGAATTGAGGCGGAACTTCTCAAAGAATTGGCGGTGGCTTTATATAGCCAAGAAATGATCTCGTTTGCTAGAGCCAGAGAATTGGCGAGAATGGGACATTATGAATTTGGTCAGTTATTGGGAACCCGCCAGGTGATGCGTTACTACGGGCAAGAGGAATTGGACGAGGACTTCAACTATGCTCGTAGTGAGTAACACTTCTCCGATGGATGTCCTTTGTCACTTGTCATTTGTCCTGTGACCAAGGGACAAATGACAAAGGACAAGTGACAAGTGACAAGTGACAATTAACAATTATCAATTAACAATTAACAATTATCAATTATCAATTGACAGTTCCCGTGAGGGGGAAGAGGCTGCAGCCACCGTCTTGATGGGAATGCGACCGGCGAGATAAGCTAAACGACCGGCTTCTACCGCCATTGCCATCCCTCTCGCCATTGCAGCGGGATTTTGAGCTTGAGCGATCGCCGTATTAATCAACACCGCCGAGGCTCCCATTTCCAAAGCCAAAGCTGCCTCAGAAGGCACACCAATCCCCGCATCCACCACTACCGGCACTTTGGCATTTTCAATAATAATCTGGATGTTGGCTTGACTTTGGATACCCTGACCAGAGCCGATCGCCGACCCCAAAGGCATCACCGTGGCACAACCCACATCCTCCAAACGCTTTGCCAACAGCGGGTCAGTATTAATATAAGGCAAAACCGCAAAACCCTCTTTCACCAACTGCTCCGCCGCTTCCAAAGTGCCGATCGGGTCAGGCAGCAGATATTTCGCATCGGGAATCACTTCCAACTTAATAAAATTATTATCCTCCTGCCCCAATAACTTCGCCATTTCCCGACCCAATCTCGCCACCCGAATCGCTTCTTCCGCAGTTTGGCAGCCAGCAGTATTAGGCAGCATCCAGATTTTCGACCAATCTATAGCCTCAGCAATGCCAGCATGACCATCAGCATTAGTTTGCACCCGCCGCACTGCCACCGTGACGATTTCGCAACCACTAGCATCTATAGCTTGGCGCATTTCCTCCAAATTGCGATAGCGACCAGTCCCCGTAAACAACCGAGATTTAAACTGACGCCCAGCAATAACTAAAGGTTGGTCGATACTTTCTAGATAACCAGAAGAAAACCGCTCCGCAGCCGCCGGAGTCGCAGGAATAGTTAACATAATTTGTTCAGATTGTTTAACATTTACCGGATTACCCTGCCCAACCACACTATTTCTCTGGGAAAACCGGGATAACTCAAAATGCTTTAACAGCGGATCTGCCTTATCATTAATCACCAAATCCGCAATCAAAGCCGCCGTCACCGGTGCCAATAACA contains:
- a CDS encoding UPF0175 family protein, which produces MTVKLNIPDSIVQSIRLPENRIEAELLKELAVALYSQEMISFARARELARMGHYEFGQLLGTRQVMRYYGQEELDEDFNYARSE
- a CDS encoding tetratricopeptide repeat protein; translation: MAILGRIEVLEAQSQHQVEELGNAYLSLGNLYRDVISSGASSGECLEVAIAAYERVLPLLDSQTPSAQMGANITLQADLGNDVGNFYWMLSRFRPSNNDKISCLEMSANAYQKALEQAKLNQRISAQGTIENNLGTVFGELARYREPVANLERSIAAYKEALLIRQAELETAILSPGATQEMHNSAAKAYAATQNNLGTAYWNLAQHGEPVAHLQAAIAAYKEALEFYHPQEQPLDYGMIHNNLGTAYWNLSQHEDTKENLLLAIGAYQVALMYRTAKVAPAQSAATHNNLGTAYSHLGKISKDEPALRLQFFSEAIAAYTNAVDIATTMQQSATNGKTPPPLAFDIFAAHNNLGLAHYHLATETPEDSLDQQSRQSHLDAALHHHVQAYTGWSEQKSELSKTAFGYLLQTIRGFYSQLGIQGQSRALSGVPGHLLPEIMSRL
- a CDS encoding thiazole synthase encodes the protein MLTIPATPAAAERFSSGYLESIDQPLVIAGRQFKSRLFTGTGRYRNLEEMRQAIDASGCEIVTVAVRRVQTNADGHAGIAEAIDWSKIWMLPNTAGCQTAEEAIRVARLGREMAKLLGQEDNNFIKLEVIPDAKYLLPDPIGTLEAAEQLVKEGFAVLPYINTDPLLAKRLEDVGCATVMPLGSAIGSGQGIQSQANIQIIIENAKVPVVVDAGIGVPSEAALALEMGASAVLINTAIAQAQNPAAMARGMAMAVEAGRLAYLAGRIPIKTVAAASSPSRELSIDN
- a CDS encoding DUF29 family protein encodes the protein MTQELIDLKTCLIEGRYAEALEMVEELESMSKKEISRKIKSFLRILLIHLIKTQIEQRLTNSWASSIRTAIREIQDINQKENKSSYYVNDDEWDNLADEILESAIADASDEVLNGKYSRAQLASILDKPAIIATAVNFLNLTYSYSAKELPAIMDEYLSQLPGGDIWLNRGN
- the psb34 gene encoding photosystem II assembly protein Psb34; amino-acid sequence: MPYTEDNGLLNNFAKEPKMYTAQPMNSSEKRNSLVLVILGSVLVIGLISVAFFATQIS
- a CDS encoding DUF29 family protein encodes the protein MTQELIDLKTCLIEGRYTEALEIVDELEAMSKQAILAKIQSDLLILIIHLIKNQVEQRLTNSWASSIRTAIREIKKHNLKDNKSSYYLNADEWQQLLEEEIIESAIADASDEVLNGKYSRAQLASMLDKPAIIATAVNFLNLTYSYSAKELPAIMDEYLSQLPGGDIWLNRGN